The Zalophus californianus isolate mZalCal1 chromosome X, mZalCal1.pri.v2, whole genome shotgun sequence genomic interval ACATTCATGGTAATTTGTTTCAGCAGCACGGGAACCAATATACCACGTAACGCTGCCACACAGGGTTTTCATTCCTCTGTCTCAGTGAAGCCAGGTTGTGGTCGAAATAGCAGTGAACACTACCTACGTCCCCGTACTTCCCTACCCTATTCCTGCATGCAGCACAGCACCTGGAATGTGGCAAGCACGCAACACCTACTAATCAATGATCAGCTAGTTGTCACGTGGGCATCCTTTTTGCCTTTCAGGAAAATGGCATCTGGGTCTCAACTGTGAATCTTCCAACGATCACTGCCACCACCCGCTCAACCATGGATTCGACCATTTCTACGGAATGCCCTTTTCCATGATGGGAGATTGCATCCACTGGGAACTATCAGAGAAGCGCGCAGGCATGGAGCGCAAACTGAATGTCTGCTTCCAAATCATGGCCTTCACTGCCCTCACGCTCACCACTGGGAAACTCACCCACCTGACATCGGGCTCCTGGACTCCGGTCATCTGGTCAACCATTGCAGCCATCCTGCTCTTCATGACGTCCTATTTCATGGGGGTCTTGATTGTTCACGCAGACTGCTTTCTGATGAGAAACCACACCATCACTGAGCAGCCCATGGACTTTCAAAGGACGACGTCTCTTATTCTCAAAGAGGTCTCGTCCTTTGTCCAAAGGTGAGCACCGAAGGGGTTACCTTCATCCTAGTGCTCTGGTCCCTGATGAAAATGCATTTCAAGAAGTCTTTCCACTTTCTTTCTGTAATGGAGAGATGAATGGTGAAATCGCCCTGGGCCAGAAAGGTATTTTTGGTAAAGTGTGTCAGAGATGATGTTCAGTCGAGTCCAATCTGATTGTGCCCATTGAAACAGGTGACAAGTCAGTTGAAATTTGCTGCTGTCCCCTCCTCCTTGGAGCCAGCGCCATTATATAAGCACCCGCTCATCACCACGGGCCATATTTAACTAACAAAACAAACTGAATCCCTTGAAGacttataataaattataaatatttttttataaggggattaactttttttctaggtttttatttatttatttgacagagagagacagcgagagaaggaacacaagcaggggaaatgggagagggagaagcaggcttcctgccgagcagggagcctgatgcagggctcgatcccaggaccctgggatcatgacctgagcagaaggcagacgcttaacgactgagccacccaggcaccccttaaattataaatatttttaagctctATCCTCAGAACCTAAGTTGTCCTGTTGCTAACCTTTATCAACTGAATGTAAATTTGAATAACAAAGGCACTTAGTATGTCAAAGCCAAAAGCCGCATGATGAAAAGCTACACCACACAGGGGCAACTCCATGCTCCCCAAGTGGGTTCCAGTAAAGTATGGGATACCATTGAATCCCAATTCACCTGGTGGTGATAAGGTTGTGATCATGTTTCAGAACATTCTTTTCATGGAATTGCCTAACATGGGTCAGAAATGATGCTGataattacagttgacccttggggGGAAACTGACACTATGTGCTGCTAAAAATCAcatataactttgactcccccGAAACTTAACTGTTAATAGCTTATTGTTGAGTGGAAATCTTACTGATAGCATAAGCAGTTGATCAACACATAGTTTGTATGTTACATGCTGAGTCCTTACTAcaaagtgagctagagaaaagaaaacattattaaagaaatcataaggaaaatactttATAGTACTctactgtatttatatttttaaaaaatacacatataagtggacctgcacagttcaaacctgtgttagTCAAGGGTCAACCGTACCTTGCAAACACAGCGGGTGAGCCTAATGTGTCCTAAGTTAAGTCCTAAGATGTTCGCCTTTGTTTCCGTTCTTTAAGAACAGAGTGGACCATAGAGATCAGATGGAGAGACGGACAGATGAGGCATCACCTAGATGGGGGGACAATCAAATTGAAATTAATAAcctaatgtcatttttaaagtgtGCTTTAAAATAACCATGTCATATCCTAAACTTTGTTGCTTGagagcaattaaaaagaaaaccaaatatgcAGTATCACTTTATTCTGTATGCTAAGGTTCGAGGTGGGAACGTATCCTGAAGTAATTGAAATAAATGTCAGATCAGACAGTTGCCTGCTGTTCTGTTTTACCTTCACTTGCGAGAAGTATGTAGACTTATAAATTGctaaaattcaggaaaaatacGTATAACATCAGTGCAAATTTTTCAACAGACTTTAGAAAGTTAGTCATCACATTAAAGAGTAACAGATACACTCGTTTAAGGACGTGACAGTCTAGATCCTTACTTTGCACCTCTAGGACCTCAGTCTGCACTGTACGTAGAAATAACTCCAGTCACTGTTATTTCAGGAACAAGCACAgacctttccttctctttgtctcctttctACATGTGCACACCCCTCTGATCACTACGGAGACATTCCACGGGAAGAGTGTGCATGGGCTTTACGGGGATAACACAGAAGAGATGGACTGGATGCTGGGTAAGTGCCTTTTCCCGGTGAAAACAGGACTGGTGCCCCTTCCAAAACAGCAGGAGGAAGGGACATACACAATGAGATGAGATTAATCCAGCctgaagctggaagaggcagggtgCGTACTGTGATCTCATTGAATGTGAAGGGTGCAAGCAGGCATGGCCTTTTCCTCActgtgtttgctttctttctgttcatcACACTGTCTTAggtgggttgattttttttatttttccctgggAGAACATAGATTAAAATCCCCGTGGGTGGGATTGTCTTGCTCTGTTCTCCCCGTGCATCTCCTGGGTTTGGAATGACGCGTGGTATGACACAGAGTGCACATTTTTTTCAGTGGGTACATGGATATGGACACAGCCACTCCCCTGAGTCCCAAGCAAGGACTTGGGTGCCCTTGGGTTGACATGGTGGTGGACAGGGAGAGCTAGGGGCTGCAGCATAATGGGAATCAGAGATTTTAGgagaaaacatacttttaaaaatccattgaaAACATCACCTTGGAGGAAAATGCATCATTTGAGTGGACTGTTGGGGAAAATGCTGGAGGTTGGGAGACATGTAAGCAAAGATAGATATCACATCACATCCCCAGTGGGGCTTCAGGACAAACTCACTCATCATTGCCATTATGGTCCTTGTGTGGAAAAGATTAAGAATCACTGGAAAATACAGGCTATTTTATGTGATATCAAATCTTGAGTGTTTAAAACAGAATTCACCATGCCACAACTTGAGGGAAAAtcttttaaatgaatacatgCGCTAATATATCTAATCATATACATATGCAATGATAAAGTCTGAAATTCTACAGCACAGAGCTAAGAACCCCCCTAAGTCCATCAGATAAGGAACTGTTAAGACATAGTTCAAGAATCTTCTCTATGGTTTCAATGCCCCTGTGTTCAGTTTCAAACTCAATCAAGCCATGGTATGATAAGTTTTTTAGTGAAAATTCATTGTCCTGGTGTAGGTAGGGGGGGGGACAGGGGATTTTTAGGAGAGAGAAACCATTTTTCTCTCGTACTATAATGCTGAGTACATGGCATTATGCATTTAATCAAAACCcttagaatgtacaacaccaagagtgaaccaccATAGAAACTacggactttagttaataatagttTATCAGTATTGGCTCATTGATGACACTACGACTCAGCTTATCTATAAAACCTAAAgctgttctaaaaaaaataaataaaatctaataattaAAGGAAGGGGATTTCATAGAACCACAAATTTAAAATCTGTGGCCAAAAGAAAGCAACTGAAGACAAAGAAGTGGCTGAACAAGGGatggaacaaagaaagaaaaagtagtgaCTTGGTTAATTTTAAGCTAAGCAAATGGACAATTGTCTTAATTGTGCTCAATCAAACCAATGAAAATGCATGGTCATCAGACggtaggaaaaaaacaagacctaaccCAAAAGACCTACTCTTTTAAATATAAGGACACAGATAAGGTAGAAGTAAAAGCTATCCAATAACAGGATCTATTTGAGACCATAGTCAGCTTTCACAGCACCGGGTCCTCATGAAAAAGTAGATTGAAAGTTTTGTCTactgttagaaataaaataatatgattcttcccatccaattaaaaaaaatctcatagacATGGTGAATTGCATCAGCCATAAGATTTCCCTTTGAGGTAACCATAAGAAACTTGGAGCCACAGTGTAAACTATTCTTCATCAATGGACATACATCGCCAGTGCCATTGTCAGCCTTTTTCCTAGACTCTGttgatctctttccttttttgccCCTCTTTCCCTTGTttaattgaagtatggttgactCTATAATCTTCTTTTGCctcctttttaagtttttgctaTTTTGTCCTATGTAGTCTACACACTGTAGCTTGCCTGAAACTTTTTGGAAACAGAATGGGGCATATATGAATCTTGGGTCAGTGACACTCAGGATAGCACGATTTGACTGCTACTTGCTGCCATTATATGTTCACACTAAAGGCTCATTCTCATGGAGAGGTCCAAAATGCTGAAGCACACACTGAAGACTTTGGTTTAagataattttccattttgaCCAGCTCAAATACACATATTCTTTGCAGGGCAGATCCTTGCTACTTTGGATATGGAAGGTTTGACTAACAGCACCCTTGTTTATTTTACGTCGGATCATGGGGGATCTTTAGAGGCTCAAGTCAGAAACAACCAGTATGGCGGCTGGAATGGAATCTACAAAGGTAGAGATATGACCAGATTCTTGTGTATGGTCTTTATCCCACCCTCTAGTTCCCAACCCTTCCCATGGAATGGGTCCATCCACCTCAAGAGAGTCCCCAGGGACTACTGCTTTTTATAATTGGTCATGTTCCTACtcgattttcttttcttttgcacaATGCAGTGGTTTTgggtatattcacagaattgtgcaaccatcatcaccactaAATTGCAGAACATGGTCATCTCCTCAAAAAGAAATTCGTACCCATTTGCAATCATTCCCTGGTTCCCCCtgtgcccagcccctggcaaccaccgacTTATTTCAATCTCTGTATATTTCCCTATTGTAaccatttcatgtaaatggaatcatgcagtatgtggtCCTTGGCCACTGGCTTGCATTTTCATCAAACAtgatgttttccaggttcatccacattgtgcCAAGtgtcagtgcttcattcctttgcatggctgaataatcttccattgtatggatgagCCACATTTTGATTATCCATTCATCAAGTGATGGACTCGGGAATTAGGCAATGCAGCCCAGGAGAGTGGTGGCCACATCATATTCAAACTGGAATTCTATCAACTACAGACACATCATTATTGGGGTGCACCCAAAGATTGTAAAACATGCTGCCAAAAAACATGGCACAATCACATTCTTTCCTGTTCATGTTTACACACAGGTGGCaaagggatggggggctgggaaGGCGGCATCCGCGTCCGGCGATCTTCCGCTGGCCTGGGGTGCTGCCGGCCGGCCGAGTGATCCACGAGCCCACCAGCCTGATGGATGTTTTTCCCCACCGTGGTCCAGCTGGGGGGCGGTGAGGTGCCCCAGGACCAGGTACAGAACAGCCCAAGGAAACCCAAGCAACTCAATTTTTCATAGACACAAACATATACGTGAAAGGTCGATGTCACTTTTGCATTGTGTAACACATCCATGAGATCAGTCTCTGGGAAACATTCTAGGCTCCCTGCCATTAGCTGGCCAGGATCAGCTGTCTGCTTCATTTTATACATAGAATGTCCATTTTCCTTCTCCTGATTCTTAAGtggagccattttttttttttttttatggtggtcatgaaaaataacaattcaTCACAGGAAATTCCTTTTCATGTAGTGTGGTAGAGATTTTGCATAGATTCCAATTTTCCTCTGtctaaaaaattatagaaattttggggggagatagaaaataaaactgtttcagAATCTGATAATTAATtatgtatacaatatataatcataattattatGCAGTCATATAATAAATGTAGGATTCTCATAAGTTACATATTGTATGATATATATCATCTATCTAGATCTATATTTAGATCTATCTAGATATGTAGATttagatatatcatttatatatattttccatgttttatatatatttatgcaaatatatatatttagaaatttttgtgcatagacaaaaaaatttaatgcctttatgttattttctttcaaccATCCCCTTAGATGTGGACATTAGCTTcgccttaaaaaaaataccatcttgTCATGTTATTGCCTTGTCACAATGACCTCCTTAGTAAGAATCCCTTAGAAGGTGAATTCCTGAGTCAAAGAGTATGACTGTTTATAGGTAAATCTCTtgatatattttgtcaaattgtTCCTTAGGAATCACTACTAGCCATATGTGAGATGTCTATTTTAAAACGTAACAgacctaaaataaatataaattctgtacatgtaatatatacatataaattacgCATACATGtctatacaaatatacatatatgtgtatattataattttcagttttatccTTAGAGAGGTTGAATATTTCATACCTTAACATTCTCCTGTTTTTTCTTGCACTGAATATCATATCTCTGgttgattattttttcctaagtgggtgctaatttttaaattaatgtataatatatcttttgctttgaaaataaaaatttgtctgACATGTATATTCCAAATGTGTTGTTGCACTAGAAGGTAAGTAAATATAGCCATATAGcattggagatatatatatatatacacacacacatagatagatagatagataattttatttcatttttccggGTAACTAGTAACTCTAAGTAAAATCTACCTGGGGTTCTGAATTCTCCACCTTGATGAAGAACATTagtcaaattagaaaaaaagatccCTTTTTTATGGCTTTTCTAAGTTCATGGCATTTGTAAAAATCCATCCTCAGTACTGATGATTTATATTTGACACACAAGATCCTGAAAACTGACCACGTCCCTGGGACATAAAATGCTCAGGGCCATCCCCTCAAATCACAAGTGGTGGATTTAGGTTTTCTCCTAGGAAGGGTGGAGAAAATGGAAGTGGAATCCCAAGAAACCTCCATCCTGAATGGAAATGGAGCTGGATCttggaaactgaagaagacaaggaagggaagggggaggaagacaaggcaggcagggagggaggaggggtgtggaggCAAGGCGCTCTGCGGACAAGGAAACGGTACCCAGTGTTGACGAAGAATACACTGTATACTATAATGGCTTGGAGTCCAATACAGTATAAAACCAAAAAGACATTTCAGTGAATCTTCAGCTTATTCTTGCATTCCTAATAAGGTTGGGCAGGTAATAACCTAAGCCGAGCATGTTGGATACTTGGTGATCTTTTAGCCAAAGGTGGTGTTTGTAGATGAATAATGGAGGTGGCTGTTCCCATGCTTCCCTAAGCTTGCTAAGGCTCGAGCATGCCTTCTGGGCACCCTTGCAGCATCCCTGAGTCCCTGTGCTCCTGTCTGCAGGGTGATTGATGGCCGGGACCTGCTGCCCTTGCTGCTGGGGGCAGCACAGCACTCTGATCATGAGTTCCTGCTGCACTACTGTGAGAATTTCCTGCACGCAGTCCGCTGGCTCCAACGGGACAGTGAGTACTCTGGGTGACTGAGTCGCATCTTGGCTTCTGCTCCAATGGCCCTGCTTCACACTagcccttttctctctttcttggcaGTATCTTCCCCTGACTCCAGCAACATAATTCCTGATGCAAGCCGTCAATCACCTTATCACCATATTACCATTGCTTAGGGGATTTTCATATGGCTttcctgcacacaaatgttccgGTCTGCCTCTCACCTTTGAAGCCTGTGCTCTTAATCTACATTGGTTTCCACCTGTCTCAACCACCTTCACTCAATGACGTGATTTCATCCTTGTAATAATCATAACTTTGTGATATAAGCAGCAAAGTCCATACTGAATAATTTTTGCATTTCAAAATTTCCTGGGTTATTTTGGCCCAACTGGCCTTTTAAAGGAACTGTAAAATCatttgcaagattttttttaatcccatggGAATCTGAATTGGCTTTGCATCCCATGTGTAAATTAACGCAGGAAAAAGACTGGTTATCTTTACAATATCAGATTTTCCCAACTGAAACATGTTATGTCCCTCCACTTattcttcttatttaaaaagtattcctTTCATCAAGCATATTGTTCCTGTCCCAAgtaatttcattgtattttaattgCCTCCATGTTTATATGAATCTATTGTCCATCTTCACCTAACTGTCATTCCCAGAGGTTTTCTGTTT includes:
- the ARSL gene encoding LOW QUALITY PROTEIN: arylsulfatase L (The sequence of the model RefSeq protein was modified relative to this genomic sequence to represent the inferred CDS: inserted 1 base in 1 codon; deleted 1 base in 1 codon), whose amino-acid sequence is MLEHMETFNRLRITSWHWSWLTVTVSVLLGVRPSACGDLSGARPNILLLMADDFGIGDIGCYGNNSIRTPNIDRLAEDGVMLTQHVAAASVCTPSRAAFLTGRYPLRSGMVSSNGYRVLQWTGVSGGLPTNETTFAKILKDRGYATGLIGKWHLGLNCESSNDHCHHPLNHGFDHFYGMPFSMMGDCIHWELSEKRAGMERKLNVCFQIMAFTALTLTTGKLTHLTSGSWTPVIWSTIAAILLFMTSYFMGVLIVHADCFLMRNHTITEQPMDFQRTTSLILKEVSSFVQRNKHRPFLLFVSFLHVHTPLITTETFHGKSVHGLYGDNTEEMDWMLGQILATLDMEGLTNSTLVYFTSDHGGSLEAQVRNNQYGGWNGIYKGGKGMGGWEGGIRXPAIFRWPGVLPAGRVIHEPTSLMDVFPTVVQLGGGEVPQDRVIDGRDLLPLLLGAAQHSDHEFLLHYCENFLHAVRWLQRDRGRLWKVHYMTPVFHPEGAGACYGRGVCPCSGDQVAHHDPPLLFDLSKDPSEAHALTPDTEPLFYQVMDTVAWAVEEHRQTLSPVPLQLDTWGNIWRPWLQPCCGRFPPLLV